The DNA segment TTTGAAGGGGAGAGCGAAGATTTAAATCCGCCACTTCCTTATGGTGATTTCTTTGCAGCATATGGAGGAGAAAGAGAAATCGATTTTAGAAACCGTTTAATTGAAACGATGGAAAATATGATGAACCAAGATAACCATGAAGTTGTCCTAGCGGTGTCACATGGAGCAGCGTGTGCTCAGTTTGCTCGCTACTGGGAAAAAACAAGTGAAATTGGCAAAATAACAGGATTAAAAAACTGCTGTATCTTGAAGTTCGAATACGAAAATGGGGAATTCACTTTAGTCAATTTTATTAATCATGATTTCGAAAGCGGCATTCACATAGAAAATACCAAATAAAAAGCACCCATCAATGAGTGCTTTTTTTCTTTATTGAAATAAGTTTTTTATTTTATCCAAAATTCCACCAGTTAATTCATTCGCTGTATCTTGCAAGTTTTCTGTCAAACCGCTTGCTTTGTCTTGCAAATTTTCTGTTAAGTTGGTAGCTTCATTTTGTAGATTTTCTGTAACATTACTTGCTTGTTCACCAAGCTCGGATGCTTTGTTCGTTGCCTCATCTGTCAATGTTCCTAGGTTTTCCAGGGGCAGGGACTCGGTCACTTTATTCTTCAAATCATCTAAATTCATCGTTTCCTCCTTATTTTGGGGGCTTACTCATCATTTTAAAGGAAGTGATAGTTAAGTACAAACAATTCGTTCCGTTATTTGTGAAAAAATATGGTATGATATTAGAAAGAAACGAGGTAAACATGAATAATTTAAATTTAAGTGATGAAATAAAAAAAGCGATTACTGAACTGGGATATAATGAAGCTACACCTGTTCAAAAAGCGGTGATTCCCATTGCGTTAACAGGAGAAGATATTGTTGCGAAATCACAAACAGGTAGTGGAAAAACAGCTGCGTTTGCTATTCCTATCGCTGAACAAGTTGTGTGGGAAGAAAACAAACCACAAGCATTAATTATTGTTCCAACCAGAGAGCTTGCGATGCAGGTCAAAACGGAATGTACCAATATTGGTAGATTTAAACGAATTAAAGCAGCGGCAATTTATGGCCAATCACCATTTGCCAAACAAAAATTAGAATTAAGTCAAAAAAATCATATTGTTGTAGGAACACCAGGACGTCTACTTGATCACATCGAAAAAGGAACACTAAATGTGGATAAAGTAGCTCATTTAGTTTTAGATGAAGTAGATGAAATGTTAAGTATGGGCTTTATTGACCAAGTAGAAGATATACTAAGTCGTTTACCGAAAAAACGTCAAAATCTATTTTTCTCTGCAACTATGCCAGAAGAAATGCAAGACTTGATTAAACGATATCAAGATAATCCTATGGTTATTGAAATGGCCTCTGAAAAAACAAACCCTATTTTCCATGTTGAAATGCAAACAGATACTAAAGAAAAAACCTTGAAAGATGTATTAATTACAGAAAATCCAGATAGTGCAATTATTTTTTGTAATACTAAAAATCAAGTAGATGAACTAAGTGAAATGCTTGATTTAAGAACAAGTAAAATTCATGGTGGTTTGAGACAAGAGGATCGTTTTCAAGCTATGGATGAATTCAAAAGTGGTAAATCTCGCTTTTTAATTGCGACAGATGTAGCTGGACGAGGGATTGATGTTGAAAATGTATCGTTAGTTATAAACTATGATTTGCCAATTGAAAAAGAAAACTATGTGCACCGAATCGGTCGTACTGGTCGTGCCGGAAATAGTGGTAAGGCAATCAGTTTTGTTAAAACACAGGAAAATCCATTGTTGCGTGACATTGAGGAAATGCTAAATATTTCCATTGAGAAAAAACGGAAACCAACTATTATCGAAGTAAGGGCAAGTGAAGAAGCTTTTCATAAAAAGCAACAAAAACGTCCAACAATTAAGAAAGCTCGTGGTGAAAAATTAAATAAAAATATTATGAAACTATATTTCAATGGCGGGAAGAAGAAGAAAATCCGTGCGGTAGATTTTGTCGGAACTATTTCCAAATTAGACGGAATTACAGCGGAAGATATTGGTATTATTGCTATTGAAGATCATGTTTCTTTTGTAGAAATCCTGAATGGAAAAGGACCAGCTGTACTCGAAATGATGCGTTCTCGTAAAGTAAAAGGTAGACGTCTTAAAGTAAATGAAGCCAGAAAACGATAATTAAAGAAAAGAAGGTCTCAATTATGGAAAGACCCGATAATAAACTTATTCTTATGGTTTTAAATGTTGTGAAAAATCCAGTTTACAACATAGAATCACTAACCATCAATTTTTTGGAAAATGAAATTACTGGTAATTCTTCAAGAAATGAGCTGCTTTATTGCACTTATTGGCTGGAGTTTCACGGCTTTATTAAGCGTGATAAAAATAATGATGAGAAAAAGTATTATAGCATTACTGAACAAGGTGATTTTTTACTCCAAAAAATTAACAATGAACTTTCTTAGTTTGTTCATACTTTTTTCACATTTATTCGGTATATTAAAAGTAACCTTTTTTCAATGAAATATCTCACCTGACAGCATCCGTCTCCCAACCAAACGCGGATGCTGTTATTTTTTGTGTCTAAAATTATGCTATACTAAATAAAAAATGTTAAGGAATGGTAATTTTATGTATCCATACACGCTTTGTTTTATACAAAGAACCGATGAAATATTATTATTAAACAGACAGAAATCACCATGGATGGGTAGCTGGAATGGTGTTGGCGGAAAGATTGAATCTGGTGAATCACTAATGGGCTCTATTAAACGCGAAATTTTTGAAGAGACAGGGATATCTGAATCAGACTATGAAATTCGGGATATTGGTGAAATGAAATGGTTTGTGAACGATGAAAACTTAGGTGGAATGCATTTGTTTTTTGCTAAACTACCTGATAATTATTTCTATCCGACTCCTCGTCGCACAGATGAAGGGATTTTGGATTTTAAAAAAAGAGCGTGGATTCTCAATCAAGAAAATACAGGGGTAGTAAACAATCTTCCTTATGTACTTAAGCATATTTCTGAGACTTCAGCTAGAATAGAATTTATCACAAAATATCATCAGAACACACTGCTACAAATAAGTCATCAATTTCTATAAAAAAAAGAAGCATTGCGTTTATTTGCAATGCTTCCAGTTAATCAAGATGTCGTAAAGTAATTTGCTTCCCAGCGACTAATTAAATTTTGAGCGTCAAGCGTGGACAACTTTTTATGTCCGATAATTTGTTTTTTAGCGATTTCTAAACTCTCAAAATGATCAATTAAGCGTTGTGTTGGATTATTAATGTAGACATCATGAAGCTTTAGTATATGGTTTTCCTCTTTATCAAGACTCTCTATACCAACTATATAGCCTGCAGCTGTAATTAATAATATTTTATTCATATTTCTTCACTCCCTTTTAAGGCTTCTTGTGCGTTATGAGGTTCTTTTTTTCTAGATAAAAACATATAAATAAATACACAGACAAAAGCGATAGCGCCAGCAATGATGTAGATTCCTTGGAATGAAAGAACATGATGAATTTCTCCCATAATATAAGGCCCAATACCCAAACCTAAATCAAGTCCAATGAAATAAGTAGATAAGCCAATACCAATACGGTGGGGTTCGCAAACTTTTAGACATACTGCTTGACCATTTGACATAAATGTTCCATAACCTAAGCCAATCAACCCGCCTGAAATAAGCAAAACAAGGCTGGAAGTTGCGGTACTTAAAACAACTAATCCAACTGCTAAAAAGAGATAGCTAGGATACATCACATATTTTTCACCTTTTGCATCAAATAATTTCCCAGACATAGGGCGAGTAAAAGTAATAACTAGCGCATAAACAACAAAGAAAAAAGTTCCCGCACTAACTAAGTTGATTTCTCTTGCATAAGAAGCAAGAAATGTAAGTACGCTTGAATAAGAAATCCCCATCAAAAAAGCAATAAAAGTAATTGGAATAACTTTATATTCGATAAAACTTTTAACAGTCCATGTTTGTAATGCTTTCCGATGTTCTGGTGTTAGAACAATATTTTTTACTGGTAAATAGAAACAAAGCAGTGCAGTTAACAAGACAATAACGGTGGAAAAAATGATAATCGTATAAAAACTTGTTTTGCTAAGTAAAATCATTCCAATAAAAGGCCCTATAGCAGCGGCAAGACTCGTGCTAAGTCCATAATAATTAATACCTTCTCCATTTCTAGAATTAGGAATATAAGCAGTTACAATTGCGTTTGTTGCCGTGGAGGTTGTTCCATATGCAAATCCATTCAAAAAGCGAATAACGAACATAATTGCAATCGTCGGCATGTAAAGATAAGCCATTGTTGTTAGTAAGAAAAATAAAATACCAAACCGTAATACTCTTTTACGACCAAATAGTTCGAGTTTTTTCCCCATGTATAATCTTGCAAGAAGTGTTCCGATAATATAAATCCCGGAAGCAAAACCCGCTTCGCCAAGGGATGCGTTCAATTCTTCTTGTGCAATAACCGCAATGATTACCATCAGCAAATAATAAACGAGATAAACGACAAAGTTAATCAATGTAATTAAAACAAAACCCTTATTAAATAATTTTTCTTTCATGAATAAAATCCCTTCCTACGTGTTTATTGTTATTTATCTCAGCGACAAGGAGTATTATAGGGGATTTTTAAGAAGGTTACTTTTTAATTTGGTAATTATTTCTGATATATACAAATTTGTATAACATATGTTGAAAAAATAGGGAATAGTATTTTGTATGATTAATATGCTGTAACTGGAATGACTAAAGGAGGTTAAGAACATGAAACAAAATATTCTTAATAATTATGTAAGCACAAATGATTTTCCAGTTATTACAAGGGGAAAACGCAAATATTTAACTTACGAGGGTTTGGAAGATTCTTATGTATACATACTTAAAAAAGGAATAATTAAAACGAGTATTATATCAAGAGATGGTAGAGAGTTTAACTTAAACTACATTAATAAAATGGATATCATCTCTCTGTTAAAAGATGAGTATTCTCAGTTCGCGAATGCGCCATTTAATATTCGAGTAGAATCTGACAAAGCAGAACTTTATCAAGTGGACCGGGTGAGATTTTGGAAAGATGTCAATAGGGATGTCGATTTGCAGATCTATGTGAAAGATTATTATCGAACTAGACTTCTCCAATCAATTAAAAAAATGCAACAAATGTTGATGAATGGTAAACTAGGAGCTATTTGTACGCAACTGTACGAACTCTATACACTTTTTGGGGTGGAAATCGAAAATGATCAGTTTTTGATTGATTTCCTCGTAAGTAATGAAGAAATTGGTCATTTTTGTGGCATTAATTCAGCAAGTAGTGTGAACCGGATTTTTCAACAATTAAAAAAAGAAGGCGTCATCACCATGCAAAATCGTTATATTATCATTAAAAAATTAGATGTTATTCAAGAAAATGTGATTTTTTAAAACTAAAAAAGCACTGCAAAATCAAATTGCAGTGCCTTTTTATTCTCTTTTTTTAAATGAATACCGAACTCTAAGTGTGATGAGCCCAATGATGATCAATAAGCTACCAACCATCAAATTCTCTAAGTCGCTAAAATCCCAAAAAATAGAAATTCCGATATTAGATAGTCCTAAAAAAACAAAAACCAAGCCAACAACGAGCAAAACCATATATGCCGGTTTAGAAATTTTCATAAGGACGCCTCACTTACTTTAAATATATTTCCCCATCATTGTAACACAAGTGTAGAAAAACCACATTACTCACTTGTAATTTGTTTAGTAAATCCTTCGCCAATAACACTTTGGACATCATTTATAATAAAGAATGCTTTTTCATCATATTTATTTACGATTTTTGTGAGCGGTAAAAGTTGATCCCGACTAATCACAATATAAAGGATTTTTTTATCTTGACGCATATAAAATCCTTGCCCGTTAAAAAGTGTAATTCCTCGTTCCAAATGCTCATCAATTTCTGTCGCAATTTCTTCATAGTAATCAGAAATAATCGTAACAGATTTTTTAGGATTGTAACCTTCCAGAATGAAATCAAGAACTTTAGTAGAAATATAAAGCGAAACTACTGTAAATAACATATTCTCAAATCCAATGACAAAAACAGAGGGAATAACAACAATCAAATCAAAAAACAAGAGCGCATAACTCGTATTCCAACCAAGGTATTTATTAGCAATTTTCGCTAAAATAGCACTTCCCGCAGTGGTTCCTCCACCATTCATAATTAATCCCATCCCAATTCCCATCATTAGCCCAGCAAAAATGGCTGCCACAATGGTTTGATTCGCAACAAAAGCGAACGGTTCAGAAAAATGTAGGAATAGGGAAGTAAAACTAATCGCAACAATCGTCCAAACAATAGTCATCCGGTCAAGAAATTTGTACCCAATAATAAGCAATATACCATTAAAAATAAGCGTTGTTATAGCCGGCGTCCAGCCAAGTAAGTAGTATAACATCATTGTTAATCCAGTAACGCCACCTTCTCCAAGATTATTGGGGATGGCAAATACGTTAACAGCAAGCGAAAAAATAAGGGCCCCCACAACAATTTTAGCAATATTCCAACCAGTTTTATTTTTCATATCCATTTCTCCTTTCCACACAAAAAAAGACCCAAGAACACCATAAAAAAGGCACTCTGGAGTCTTTTTATAAAAAAAGCATTAACTGACATTACTGTCATTAATTGTCTCACCATAAAAAATTGCTATTTATTTCAACACAATTTACAATATAACATAAAAAATAACCTGCTTCAAGCACTTTTAAGTAAAAAAATTAACCAAAGATGGCTAAAAATGGCATTAAATTAAGTAAAAATAAACCTACTAAAACACTAATAACAATTTTGATAACAAGTGGCTTTTCACTCTCTGTTTTTTTCATTTTGTTTCCCTCCTTCATTTGTGCTTACTTAGCCCAATGTACAAATTCATTTTTTAATGGCATATAAGTGGCTGTTTTTTTCTTATAAATCTGATAAGCAAATAAAAATCCAAGAAATGCTGGAACAATAATTGCGATAATAGTTAAAATAACTTTAGTCATAGAAAATACCTCCTCTTAAATCAAAACCCATGAACTGAACTTACTACTAATAGTGTAACAAATTTTACAAGATTTTGGTAATAAAGTGAGTTAATAATTTCGGTTACAATTACGTGTAAATGTGCTACAATAACGGTGGGTGAGTAAATTTGAATAAGAAAAATAAATTTTTTGACATATATTTAGAATTAGAGCAAGATATTACATCAGGCGTTTATCCAGCAGGCACACTACTTCCAAGTGAAAATGTCCTGGCCAAGCGTTTTTCGGTATCCCGTGAAACCATTAGAAAAGCACTTGTCTTGTTACTTGAGAATGGCTGTATTCAAAAACTCCAAGGAAAAGGTTCTATTGTCATTGATCGTGAACGTTATTCGTTTCCTGTTTCAGGTTTGACGAGTTTTAAAGAGTTGCAAAAATCGGAACATATGAATGCTACAACAAAAGTTATTAGAAATGAACAAACTATATTACCAAATCGGATTGCTGATTTCGCTGGTCTGCCACATGGTTCGAGCTGTTTAGCAATTCTTAGAGTGCGTTATTTAGAAGGCGAGGCTACAATTTTAGATTATGATTATTTACTCGACAAGACAGAGCCAATTGCAAATGAGGTTTTAGAGGACTCTCTATATCAATACTTAGAAAATGAAAAGAATTATGAAATTAGCTATGCTCAAAAAGAAATAACGGTTGAGCCGCTGAACGCAGAAGATAAAAAATACTTAGCACTACACGGAGATACACATGTTGTGGTTGTAAAAAGTACCGTATTCTTAAAAGATACAACACTTTTTCAATACACAGAATCGCGACATCGTCTTGATAAATTCCGCTTTATTGATTTTGCTAGAAGACGCTAAAAAGCCCGAGATACAAATCTCGAGCTTTTTTTTATTGTATTAACGTCAATGTTTCATAGGGAGCTAATTCGATTTCAGAACTAATTTCTGTACGCTCATGATTAGATAGTAACACTTTGGCATTAGAAAATTCACTTGGAATTTGTAATTTTTTTTCTGTAGCACCATAATAATGAATAGAAAGTAGGGAAGAGGATTCATTTGAACGTTTATAAGCGATAATGGAATCTTCTTCTGTAAAGTAAGGCGTATAATCACCAGTTTGGATAACCGGGTGCTCTTTACGTAAAGCAATTAATTTTTGATAAAAGTAGAAAATGCTTGTTTTGTCTGCTAATACATCTTGAACATTAATTTTATCTGCGTTATCAGCTACTTTTAGCCAAGGAGTACCAGTTGTAAATCCTGCATTTTCTGAATGATTCCATTGCATAGGTGTACGACTATTATCTCGCGAACGTTCTTTAATAATTTGCATCACTTCTTCTTCAGAAAGCCCTTGTTTTTGTAAAATGTCAAAATGATTAAGTGTTTCAACATCCACGTAATGATTAATTGTTGGGAATTTTGGATTCATCATACCAATTTCTTCCCCCATATAAACAAATGGTGTTCCTCGCATAAAATGAATGGTTGCTCCAAGTAGGGTAGCTGATTGATAATAATGTTCTGGTTGATCAGAAGCAAAACGTCCAAGTGCTCTTGGCTGATCATGATTATTCCAGAAAAGCGCATCCCAACCATTTTCTTTAGACATTGCAACTTGCCAAGTATGGAAAATAGATTTTAAATCCGCAAAATTCACATCTGCTAAACGCCATTTTTCCCCATCTGGATAATCTACTTTTAAATGATGGAAATGAAATACCATTGATAATTCTTTTTCATCAGGGTTACTATAGCGAATGCAGTTGTCAATATCTGTCGAGGACATTTCACCTACAGTAATAATTGGCTTATCCCCAAATGTTCGTTCATTTAGCTCTTTTAAATAAGCATGGATTCCTGGTCCATCAGTATAGAAACGACGCCCATCACCTTCAAAATCATCTTCTAAAAATTTGGGTTTCGCAATTACATTTAAAACATCTAAACGAAAACCTTCCACCCCTTTATCGATCCAAAAATTCACTACATCAAAGAGTGCAGCGCGGACATTTGGATTGGCCCAGTCTAGATCTGCTTGAGTGACATCATACAAATGCAGGTAATACTCTGATGAATTTGGTAATTTTTCCCAGGCACTGCCACCAAATTTAGACTCCCAATTGGTTGGGGGAGAACCATCTGCTTTTGCTTGGCGGAAATAATAAAAATCACGATAAAACGGATCTCCAGCAAGCGCTTTTTTAAACCAAGGATGTTCTGTAGAAGTATGATTTAATACTAAATCAATCATAATGCCAATATTTCTTTTTTTCGCCTCGGTAATAAGGGTAATAACATCTTCCATTGTTCCAAATAGTGGATCAACAGCTGTATAATCAGAAATATCATAACCATTATCATTTTGTGGAGAAGGATAAAATGGATTAATCCAAATCATCTCAATTCCTAGTTTGTGCAAATAATCAAGCTTGGCAGTGATACCAGGAATGTCCCCAGTACCATCGCCTGTTGTATCATAAAATGATTTTGGATACACTTGATAAATTGTTTTTTGAGCAAAAGTTGTCATAAAGAGAAGCCTCACTTTTTAGTTGGTTGTTTTTGCTGAATCTCGATACTCTTTTTTCCCAAAAGTACGAATTGGTGCAGTATCTACTTTGTTTAAAATGTTATATTTGCGGAATAGTACAGTTAGAATGAATGGAACAACGATAGTTATAACCATACAAATAGCGAAAATCCCGTAGTATTTTGAGTTGATTGATAAGATGCCAGGAAGCCCACCAACGCCAATTGAATTTGCCATGACACCACTTGAGACAGAAACCACAGCGGCAATTGCAGAACCAATCATAGCAGCCACAAAAGGATATAAGTATTTTAAGTTGATACCAAACATTGCGGGTTCTGTTACACCTAGGTAACAGGAAATAGTTGCTGGAATAGAAACTTGTTCTTCTTTTTCATTGCCACGGTGTAAGAAAATAATAGCTAATACAGCTGAACCTTGAGCAATGTTGGATAAAGCGATCATTGGCCAAAGGTTTGTTCCTTTAAATTGGCTCATTAATTGTAAGTCAATGGCATTGGTCATGTGATGCAGTCCGGTGACTACGAGTGGGGCATATAAGAAGCCAAATAGTGCGGCGAATAACCAACTTAGTCCACCAGTCAAACCAGCATAAACGACATTCGAAATCGCGTCGCCAATTTTCCAACCAATTGGTCCAAGAATGACATGAGCAGCTAAAACAGTTGGAACAAGGGCAAAGAATGGAACAAAAATCATCGAAATTGCATTTGGTATGAATTTACGTAACCAGATTTCGAGATAGGCTAGTAAGAATCCGGCCATAATTGCAGGAATAACTTGTGCCTGATAACCAATCATCTGCACTTGAGCAAAGCCAAAGTCCCAGACAGGAATATCGCCAGCTTTTGTTTCAACAACACTGTAAGCATTTAGCAGTTGCGGGGAAACGAGCGTTAAACCAAGGACAATTCCTAGGATTTGAGTTGTTCCCATTTTTTTCGCGATAGACCATGTAATTCCTACAGGTAGGAAATGGAATACAGCTTCACCAATCAACCATAAGAAACTATAAACACCAGCCCAGAATGGATACACATCAACAATGGTTTTAGTTCCATCTTCTAAAAACTTAATATCACCGATAACATTACGGAAACCGAGAATAAGACCACCAACAACGATAGCAGGAATTAAAGGGGTGAAAATTTCAGCTAAACCGGCAAGCATACGTTGAAGCAAACTCATATTTTTCTTAGCATCTACTTTGGCATCTTCTTTATTGACGCCTTCTACACCACTAATTTCTGTAAATTCATTATAAAAAATTGCAACATCATTGCCTATAATTACTTGAAATTGTCCTGCTTGTGTAAATGTCCCTTTTACTGCTGGAATTTCTTCAATTGCTTCAATATCAGCATTATCAGGGTCCTGTAAAACAAAACGCATTCTTGTAGCGCAGTGTGTAACAGATGAAATATTTTCTTTGCCACCAATTAATTCTAAGAGAGCGCTTGCATCCTTTTTGTAGTCCGCCATAAGATTTCCTCCTTTTTTAACTTGTATATACAAGTTGTTCGCCATTACTATACTATAAATAATCTGAAAGCGCAACCACTTTTTATGATAAAATGAAATAAAGGAGCGATGTTAATGAAACATGTTAGAGTAGCAGCAATTATTATACATCAAAACAAGCTTTTGCTTCATACGAGTCACAATGAAAACTACTGGACTCTTCCAGGTGGTGGAGTAGAAAATGAACTAACAAAAGATGGATTAAAGCGGGAAATGAAAGAAGAGTTAGGGGAAGAAGTAATTATTGATGAATTAAAAATTATTGCAGAAAATCGTTTTGTACATAATGGAAAGGAAATAGACAGTATCGAATTTTATTATAAAGCAAATCTTTTACCAGATAGTGCGTTAGTAGAGTTAAAATCATTTAAGAAAACAGAAGCATTTGGTCAATACGGAGAGGAACCATATGAATTACTTTTTAAATGGTTTGATGTAAGTGAGTTAAAAGAGATATCGATTTTGCCGGCATTTCTTGAAGCAGAGCTAACGCAGCTTTCGAGTAGTAAGATAAAACATATCCACCAGTGAACATAAAAATCCCGCGAAATTTAAGTTTCGCGGGATTAACTTTAATTAGTTAAAGAAACCAAGGTGATTTCTTTTTTGCTAAGGTCTAAGAATGGTAATTTAACCCGTGTATCTAAGCAATATGCATTATACAAGAGTGGTTTTAAAGTAGTTGTAGAACTTTCTACTTGGCGCACAAATTGACCAATTTCTTGGTATAAAATTTCGATATTTTTTAGACTACCAATTTTTGAATCAATGCGATTTTCACTAACATTCACATTAGAGTTCGTTACTTTTTCATTAAATTCATCATTGATTGCATCTTTCGTACGTTCAATCCGAGTAAATCTCGTATCTTCCCAATCAATTTCAATGATGTGGCAATCATCCAGTTGAAGGAAGTCGCCAGTCCAAAGTTTTCCATCGATTTCAACAACCAATCTCGTATCTGGAAAGACTTCTTTATTACGATATTTTTTTAGTAAATAATCAAACATTTGTAATTGCGCTAAACAGTTATTCATGTGTGTCATCTCCTTATGACCATAGTATAACACATTGTGATATTATGAACAATCTACTTTACATAAATGAATAGTTGGAACTGTAACTTTTTAACTTGTTATACAAAAGTCCTAATAAAAGGCTGTTAAAGATTGAAATTACTTGCTCGGTGGTATACTAATTATAAGATGAAATGGGAGGAAATCGTATGAATAAAGAAATGAAATTAAAAGCCGCAGATGGATTAGAATTACATTTACATATTTGGGATGAGGTAGAAAAGCCAATCGGTTTAATCCAAATTGTTCATGGAATGGCGGAGCACGGAGCAAGATATGATTTGTTTGCAAAACGTTTGAATCAAGCAGGGTATATTGTAGTAGCAGATGATCACCGTGGTTTTGGCAAATCAGCAATAAATGAAAGTTATTTAGGTCATTTAGACGGGGAAACAGGGTTTCAAAATATGATACAAGATGAAGTGAGTGTTCGAACCTATATAAAAGAAAATTATCCAAACTTGCCTTATTTTA comes from the Listeria welshimeri serovar 6b str. SLCC5334 genome and includes:
- the treP gene encoding PTS system trehalose-specific EIIBC component, yielding MADYKKDASALLELIGGKENISSVTHCATRMRFVLQDPDNADIEAIEEIPAVKGTFTQAGQFQVIIGNDVAIFYNEFTEISGVEGVNKEDAKVDAKKNMSLLQRMLAGLAEIFTPLIPAIVVGGLILGFRNVIGDIKFLEDGTKTIVDVYPFWAGVYSFLWLIGEAVFHFLPVGITWSIAKKMGTTQILGIVLGLTLVSPQLLNAYSVVETKAGDIPVWDFGFAQVQMIGYQAQVIPAIMAGFLLAYLEIWLRKFIPNAISMIFVPFFALVPTVLAAHVILGPIGWKIGDAISNVVYAGLTGGLSWLFAALFGFLYAPLVVTGLHHMTNAIDLQLMSQFKGTNLWPMIALSNIAQGSAVLAIIFLHRGNEKEEQVSIPATISCYLGVTEPAMFGINLKYLYPFVAAMIGSAIAAVVSVSSGVMANSIGVGGLPGILSINSKYYGIFAICMVITIVVPFILTVLFRKYNILNKVDTAPIRTFGKKEYRDSAKTTN
- a CDS encoding NUDIX hydrolase — protein: MKHVRVAAIIIHQNKLLLHTSHNENYWTLPGGGVENELTKDGLKREMKEELGEEVIIDELKIIAENRFVHNGKEIDSIEFYYKANLLPDSALVELKSFKKTEAFGQYGEEPYELLFKWFDVSELKEISILPAFLEAELTQLSSSKIKHIHQ